The window CTATAGAATCCGGTGTTCTTGATCGGTTCCTCGAGCTCGATCTGCTTCTTCGAGATGTCGACGCCCTGCCGCTCAATGGCGTCGGCGACGTCCTGCGCCGTCACCGAGCCGAACAGGCGGCCGTCCTCGCCGGCGCGCGCGCGGACCTCGACGACGAGGGCCTCGAGGCGGCCTTTGAGCCGGATCAATTCCTGGTTGACGCGCGCCTCGCGGCGGCCCGCCGCCGCCTTCGTCTGTTCGAGCGCCTGCAGGCTGGCGTCCGTCGCCGGCGCGGCCAACCCGCGC of the bacterium genome contains:
- the rplI gene encoding 50S ribosomal protein L9 codes for the protein MKVILLKDVPALGHTGDVRDVKDGHARNYLLPRGLAAPATDASLQALEQTKAAAGRREARVNQELIRLKGRLEALVVEVRARAGEDGRLFGSVTAQDVADAIERQGVDISKKQIELEEPIKNTGFYRVPVRLHPRHTAMVEVNVIAG